The nucleotide sequence AACGCACTAAGGTGAGGCTATCGTAAATACTAAGACCTCCTCCCTAGCGCCTTTTGTGCCCGCTAGCTAGCGAACGTGCGTTCTGACAGTTGCTTCTAGAAAAATGCGTCCTAATAGTTGACCGATGACCTTTGATATCTGACCGTTGACTATTGTCTGTTGACTTATTAAAACTCCACGAATTTCTTACAAAAACATCacagttttaaaaaatgtttgttaattttaagaagttcatgcatttgaaaaaatccTGAATTCGAAAAGAATTCACAAAaagttgaaaaaatgttcatgagttggAAAGTATTCAACATTTTATAAAAGTTCATAGATTTGAAAAACTTGCAAAGTTAAAAAATACTAAAAAATGTGAAACAAAAAAGATCTTGGATTTGAgaattgttcatgaaattttaaaaaCGTTCATGGTTTGAAAGTTTttacaaaattttaaaaaatatttcgcAATTTTCATAGATGTTCACAAAAATGATAAATACAGTTCATTAAAATTAACAATGAAATGATAAAAAAggatttaaaaataataaaaaagaaaaactgaaCAAAATTCGACCTAAAAAATTCAAGTAAAATCCATCCCAAGAAAAAACCGATGGAACCTATTAGACGGCTCCCAAAACCGGTTAGAAAAATCCACATAAGCCGGTCCATATATAAACTACACGAATGGGAGATGTGAGTGTGTTATACCTTAGCATGTTAACCGGTGTGCCAAGCGCCAGATAGGAACTGGCATAAAAACCAGTAGAGGAAATAGCTGCCGTGCCCGTCGAGGAAGAATCACGTATATAAATTTCAAGCATAACTTCCATGACAAAAATTATTTTTAGCTGTAAGAGATAAGTTTTTTTAGCAAAAGACAGAAGTTTTTCTGAAACAGAAAAATCCGTGGCGTTTGGGCCTTGCTGGGCGCTGGGCCGCTCTCTTGGCCCGTCAACGGTCCAGCTGGCCCGGCTCCGACCCCGGCGAAAGCGAAGGCACGCACGGGCACGGACCGCTATCCGATTCCGTCCGGTTCAAAAAAAtatctctcgctcgctcgcgtggagcaattcccattcccattcccatcCTCCTCACTCCCTCCGGCCACCATGGCGGCCGCCGCCGGCgtgcccccctcctccctcctccgcctgcGCCTGCCCTCGCCCCAGCCCGCTGCCTCCctgccctcctcctcgccggcgttgctccggcgccgccccctcctctccctcgccgccgcgcCCTCGCGCGCCTCCGTcatcgccgccgcagccgccgccgactCCAGCAACGGCAACGGCAACGGCTCCTACTCCGGTAACGGGTACGCGGCCCCGCCATCCCTCGCGCGGTTTGTTTTTCCATTGTTTTCCCGGCAAGGCCGCGCACTCTGGCCTAATGTCGCCGTGGCGAGTGCGCCGGCGGGGTGTTCGACGGAATGCATCCGCGTCGTGCCTGTTCCTCTGGAGAGTCGAGGCCGGATAAGTTAGCTGTAGCGGACGGTGTCACTGATAGGCTACATATTGTACTAGATAATATCAGTAGCGGTCAGGCCCCTGAATCGACGGTGTGGAATCATGCTCGCGGCCATCCAGAGGCAGCTTATCTGGGTCGGTAGTGGCCTCCTACACACATATCAATTGCGCTGTATTTGTTGTCAATATGGCATATCAATTGCGACTTCTCTCTAGGTCCTGATGCAATTAGCTGCTTGCCTGTCGATTTCATTCGGTTGAAGCACTTTCATGTTTAACACTTTCATGATGCACCCTGCCCTCTTTCATTTGACAGAAGTCAGGCATCACTGATGCCACAGTTCAGCGGCCTTATGCTTGATGAAAGCTCCAGGTCTAAAAGGCCATATAAATGGCAAAGGGTTTTGCTAAAGGTTAGCGGCGAAGCGCTTGCCGGAGATCATACAGAAAACATTGACCCAAAGGTGAGGCTTCTTTTTGGTGCTGTATGTTTCAATTTAAACGGTTCATGTGTGTGTACATCATGTAATTATGTGGTCTGCTGCAGGTTACAATGGCAATTGCAAGAGAGGTTGCTTCCGTCACCAAACTAGGCGTAGAGGTGTGCCATCCGTGCTGCCTTCATTTTTTTGCTGGTTATTTATTGGATTACGTTTATGAACAATGAAACTACTTCGTTCCAAATAGATAGACTGAAACCAAATGAAGTGAATTTGGGGTGTTTCGGTCTGATGGTATTAATTCAACACTTCAATTGCAATGCATTCCAAGCCAGAGTTCTCATGTTATGTGTATATGTTTCTCTTGTCTTCTCTAGTAGAATGTGCTGTATACATTTAAAAGGAGAGTAATTGCAGGTTGCTattgttgttggtggtggcaatATCTTCCGTGGGGCCTCTTGGGCTGGATGTAGTGGTCTTGACCGCTCCTCTGCAGATTACATCGGGTATGAATCATACTCCATGTCTGTTGTAAACTGCAGTATTAAATAATTATATCAACCTCTGGTCAGCTGCCAAATAGCCTAGAAAAGAAGTTCAAATGCCATGAGATGTGCTATGAGCTCGAGCCATGCAATATCAACACATTTTGGTAGGAGCagagcatgcttgttatttaattcgTGCCAACTATTTGGCCAGTTTAATGTTTGTTCTATTATGGTTCATTGTGCCCATTATGGAAGCACATTTATATCTGCTAGAACAAGAATTTCATTTCAATAATCAACTGAATGTAACTATAATTGCATCTTACAAACCATAATTCATGCCAACTTTTTGGCTAGTATAATATTTGTAGCATCATGGTCACCGTACCCATCACGTAAGCACATCCTAGGTATTTCCATTGACTAATTAACTTAACTGAGTGTAACTATAATTGCATCTTACAAACCATTTAGTCCATGACTATATATTGTCTACATTTTTGTGCAAACTCAAGGCCACCTGTAATTTATAACCTAGTTTCTGTCCATTATTATTTTTGTTACAAAGACATTTATTGTTAAGTAACCACATGATTTGTCGTTATAATAAATAATTTGGGGCTGAATTTGATCGTGCAACCTTTTTCCTGCTTTCCCCCAATTCAGTATGATGGCCACTGTGATGAATGCAATATTTCTTCAAGCAACAATGGAGAGCATTGGGATACCGACCCGTGTCCAAACTGCATTCCGTATTTCAGAAGTTGCAGAACCATACATACGCCGAAGAGCAATCAGGCATTTAGAGAAAGGAAGAGTTGTTATATTTGCTGCTGGGACAGGGAACCCATTCTTTACAACTGATACAGCTGCTGCTCTCCGTTGTGCAGAAAGTGAGTTTGTCCTTAATCTTCGCTATGCAGTATGAACCGCTTTAATCATTAAAAGTTGGAGAAATTTCTTTCACATGGAAAAACTGGTGCTTATGAATGGTTCTTGATAGTCCAGTGTCTTCTGGTGCCATAGGTTTAGCTACATATATGTAATACCGTGAAACATTCAGTGTATTTTTTGCATCTTATTAATTGTCATGCTCCTTGCAATTGTGGGTAATGGGACTACATGATTACCCACATAAGCACTCCACTGAGTTTATTTGATGATGTATTAAATATATTAAGTATTAATGAAGATCCCTGTGCGTATTAAGTTGAAAATGAAAAATGACAGTCCAACAAATAGGTTAGAGAAACAATGCATCTATTTAAGCTGGTTTCTTGTTCTAGCTTCAATTTTTCTGGGACAGTTACAGTGTATTTACCTTtttttaattaattagtgaatagCAGTATGGTTACAATCATGGTCAACTTGGCCCAGCACGCAGGCCAGCACAACGTTTAGCAAAAAAACAACCACACAGTACAGATCTACAGTACTGTGCTAACCCATGGGCAACACTGTTGGCCTCTAGTTATAGTGTGTTTACTAATTTCTTTACATAAACAGTGATAAATCACAATCTGTGTTGTGCCTATAGAAACATATTATTATGAGGTATATGCTATTTTTGAAATGAACAGTACTGTTTGAATAGTAACTtttgtctttgtttattttgcctTGACCATTCGTCTTGTATTATGTGTATAGTCAATGCAGAGGTAGTGCTCAAGGCAACAAATGTTGATGGTGTGTATGATGCGAACCCCAAGCATAACCCAAATGCCCGCATTCTTGAGACAGTGAGCTATAACGAGGTTATCTCAAGAGACCTCTCGGTAATGGACATGACTGCCGTCACACTATGCCAAGAGAACAACATTCCTGGTACGGTGGATATCGGTTTCTGAGGCCTCTTACTGTTTCCGATCGTCGATTTTAATCTTGGTGCTTAATTTTGCAGTTGTCGTGTTCAACCTCCAAAACACTGGCAACATCGCGAAAGCCATCGTCGGCGAGAAGGTCGGTACCTTCATAGGCTGCACAAGGAATCTGGAATATCGCGAAAGCACGGAGGGTTCACTTGATCAAGAAGACAAGGTCTTGGTCAGTGAGTGGTGAATCCAAGAGCTGTCTGTCTCTCTAGCTGGATTATAGAATAGATTAGCTATCCAAGTAGTACCGGTTTAATTGTAATACTCGAAGAAGAGAAACCACTGTGGACATAAAAATTCGCAGAAAACTGCTGCTATGCTGTGTATGATAGAATGTAGGAGTAGTCTCCTGTGGCATGTATGGTGGCTGAACCTAAATAATACTTCTATTGCTCCTGATGGTATTGGTGAGCAACAGAAGGTGAGGGTTTCTAGCCTGTTTTCCTCCGAAAATGCCTGATGGCGCTCGAGCTGCATGGAGCTCGGTATCTGGGCCACCAACATGCTTCGTGATCAGgccatagatcatatttattgcatgtATTCAGGTTGTCAGTAATATATTTTATGTCGTATTCAGCGACAGTGTGCAGTGCACCGCACTTCTACAAGTACGCAAGCTCATCCCAAGTCCTTGCTGTACATGCACGGCATATGCGTCACGTGCCAATCAGTGCGGCGATGTTCCTTTGGTGTGCAAGCACATCAACACATCAGAAAAAAAAGAGCTCTACATATGCACTTTCCTTCGATTTTTTTTCCGCAATTTTCTTTTAAAATTTGTTCGGGTAGTTGGACTAAAAAAATTCAGACTTTCTGGAATGATCATGATGATCTGCATAGAAAATACGAAATAATCAGCGAAGCACAGAAAATATAGTGTTTTCATGAGCGAATAacttttatatatgttttttgtaCTCGTGTAAAACTAACAAATGTTGTTGGCAATTCGCCGTTCAGCCGGCATCCGTGTGTAAAATTGTGAATTCCATGTTGACCGGTAGCATCATTTGCACCGGGGGCACCACATATGTTCCATGCATCGGAAAGTATCTTAGTGCATCTTGAGATTTGATGCCGTCGGTGATGCCACTTAAATTATCGTCCTCTAACAAGCAGGAAAATTACAAAAAGAAAATTGAAATTCAGATAGGACTCGCCACATAACTATACTACACGTCAAGTTTTCATATTCATATTAGAAGCACACATGTAAAATTCATTTTCTCAAATACGCACGAGAGTGCATATCGTATATTAAAGGGGAGAAAAAGGTACAGAAACCCAACCACTGTAGTGGGAGTTGATCACATGGTAGCCCACCCGCTATCGGGCGACTCATACGATTTAGAGAACTCTTCGGATAAACCCACCTAGACAGTACATGTAAAATTCCTGTATGGTGAACAAATTTTTTTTTGCTGGTTTGAGCTACTACCATGAACCGTACATGTAAAATTCATGTACGACGAACAAAAAAATGTTAGTCATGTATTTTATAATTTTGTGTCGTGCACATTTacaaaatgttcaacgtgtatttaAAAATGGTCATTGTATTCTTAAAAATTGTTAACTGAATATTTAAAAAACGTATGCCATGTATCTAGAAATTGTTTAGCGTGTATTTTAAAAAGTTTTCATCGTGTACTTTAATAATATGTGACCAAATTTTCAAAATTGCATAATTTTGTATAAATACGCGAATACTTTTATTCTTGCAATATAGAACTAATTattttttcttcaaaaatttatattccctctgttcctaaatatttgtcttttttgagatttcaaatggaataccacatacggatgtatatagacatattttagagtatgcctagattcactcattttgcttcgtatgtagtcactcattgaaatctctagaaaggcaaatatttagaaacgaagggagtatgtgGGAAAGAAGTTTTTTCATGCACATTTTTCTTAATCGTGCACACATACACATGTGGTGTGCTACCACAAATAGAAACAACGCCAacttaaaaaaacagaaacaactTATGGTGTGCTAGTTTCTTTTTACCTTCGTATGGTGTGCTATTAGCATAATAGTTTTTTATTTTCAAGTATTTCGTAGTAGTTAGGTGCTGACTAGGCAACTAGTGCGCCAGTCAAGCAGATGTGCAGCGCGGCGAACAACAACGAAATGTAAGCGAGCCGTTCATACCAGCTTTAAATGCCCCCAGGAGGCACATAGTGTTCTTTCAATCATACAACCCACCCGCAATCCATGTAGAAAGCTAACATACTACTCCACGGCACCTCTGTATTTTCTGCTGACTGGCGCCAGTATACAACTGAAAATCCACTATACACACATCCCGAAAGACGAACAACTGGCTGAGATTCCGAGCTTCATGGTGCTCGTCCTCCAAAACgctcctcttgttttcctctctatTTTCTTTACTGGAAAATTTTTGCGAGGTCCAAACAGtatattttatttttaaaaacgtAGATAATATTTACAAGATCAAGAGCAATGCCATTTGATATTACATATGTGCCCTCAAATGTGCCGTCCATGTGTGACTCGCATGTGGGCCTAAGAAAAGAGAATGTCCAATGTTTGTGGTGGTACAATAccatggagggagtacaaaatttgGACTTACCGGAGAATCTGCAAAGTACCATGGAGCACATGTCTGTTTTCCAAATGACCCACATCTTTTTGGAAGTAGTAATTAACAAGTTGCCCAAAAGTAAATGTAATTTTCAGTAGAAAACGTACATGACATTTGATATTTCAAGCATTTCTTGTGCCAGTGAGGTGGTTCCATCAGTCACGGTATAACTTCCTACAGTATTCTACCTTGACTCTAATCTAAAAGGAGTAAAGAAAGATTCCCTTGGAGAAAAAAACACTTAACACAAAGGTTCAGTGAGGGGGAAGATGCGATTTCAAActttggaaaagaaaaagaaaaagttgaGTGCTAAAGTGGACAGGGTTCTCCTTTATAAGATTCAAAAACAGTAAATGCAGTAAATGCTTGAAAGTAATAACATACACTTTTTGTTGTGAAATAATTCTTCTAAAATATGAAACAAAGGACATCTCGCAATAATATCGTTTCTTTCCCTCCACATGGGTGATAATCTATTCACTACACTATGGTGGGTGGAGATATCAACCCTGGTCAGCGCCTGTGAGATGATTTCACGTGACACAAAAAGATGCATTAACTCTTCATGACAAGGCATCATACGAAACACCCATATCGATTTCACGAGTCAATGCATTGTTTTCATACGACCCACATAACTTCATTAACCTAATGCATCTTCATCGTTCATTCCACCCTCGATAGTCCAATAGGACCAAAGATAAAACTCCCCTCCCCTGAAGGACAAAGTTTATAATCTATATGCCATAACTTTGGAACTGGTGGAAGAGACAATGTGGtttcaaaattctgaaaaaaaagcCACATGGTAATGTGGATATGTTCTCTATTCGACATTTTTTTGTGAAGGTAGTAACATCTACTTCTATAGCAAAAATAGATCTAAAATATGAAACAAAGGTCATATCACAGCAATCATTCCTATCTCTCCAGATGGGTGGTGATATATTCACTACACCATGGTAGGTGAAGCTACCAAACATAGGATTTGTAGGTGCTCACAAGATAATTTCATGTGACTCATAAAGGCACATTAACTCCATGCAACAAGGCATTGTGCCAAATGATAATCATTTCACGTGCGGGGCTTATCCGTACAATCCGCATAACTTCATTAACCTCATGTTTTTCATTGTCCAAAACAGACCATACTGCATTATTCTACGCTCCAACAATAGTCTAAGAGGACCCAAATAATACTCATGTCCTTTGAAGAGACAAGTTCTAAACTATATGCCATAATTTGGTACTAACCGAATTTGTAAGCAAGACTATGTGATTTCAAAACAGTAGAAATAAAAATAAAGCCACATGATAATGTGGATGAGGTTTTGTTTTTCAAAAGATTGAGATCTATTTACTATGCTGCAGTAGGTGAACATATCAACCCTAGGATTTTATCAGCACTCGCATGATGACATCtgcgatcactagtagaaaagggctttggtccaggccgggtcagcccattagtcccggttcagtccagaaccgggaccaatgtgggcattggtcctggttcgtgagcccagggggccggctgggccacgtgggccattggtcccggtttatctggaccttttggtcccggttagtgggatgaaccgggaccaatgggcctcgctcctggcccaccaccattggtcccggttcgtggcttgaagcgggaccaaaggctcccctttagtcccggctcatgtcaccaaccgggaccaatgaggcccctatatatacccctcgctcgcgagcagagcaccccagtgctctgtttttctctggccgagggggagagggctttgtggtgctctagctcacctcctatgcacatgaggtgttcgatggaatgcccgagccacactacttaagctttctcgtctcgaagctcgacctccaagctccattttcctcgagatttgtctagatttagcggtccgtcacgccctgtccccgtcttcaccgccgtcgatcacccgcgccgatctcatcactgacaccaccatggtgagcctcttgttcttatcttctttctgaaaggaaaatattcttacttgtatgtttagatagatacttgtatcattttcttacatttattattgcatcttatatagtgcgatggttttggtatccgcccccgtcggccctcgtcctgtctatgattcggatgtggtatgtatattatctttataactattggttcatttattgtttatgaaaattatgccgaccaacgtgacatagattttatttatctaggatgtatgtgaatcggaaatgccaaccgaccctattgtcgagaggttaaatttagttgaagaagaaaacaatttgttgaaggaaaaaataaaaaaaatgaggaggagaagatgatattggagttgcatgttgcggatgtcgtcgatgatcacaagatcaagatggatgcaatgcgcttgaagattagaaagattagaaaatatgccattcataccgaggcttggtatcattatgccgttggatcaattgttaccttggttgcgattatgatcgcatttgttttcgcattaaaatgttttacatagtttcaatatatggtttaattaattagatgctctggagagctatatgttgttagatgagaactatgtgtgcactttggttttaatgtgatgatgaacttctattaatttggacacttaattatatataatgcacgcagatgaaccggcaatggatgtacggtgacagacacacccgcgagtacattaagggcgtgcatgagtttctcgatgcggctgaggcaaacaagcagaatggttttatgtgttgtccatgcactgaatgtgggaatacaaggtcttactctaaccggaaaatccttcactcccacctgctttacaagggtttcatgccacactataatgtttggacgaggcacggagaaataggggttatgatggaagatggcgaagaagaagactacgatgacaactatgtgccccccgaatacggtgatgctgcaacggggggagctggtgaagatcaagaggaaccagacgatgtgcccaatgatgctgcaacgggtgaagctgctgaagatcaagaggaaccaaacgatgtgtccgatgatgatgatctccgtcgggtcattgtcgatgcaaggacgcaatgcgaaagtcaaaagaagaagctgaagttcgatcgcatgttagacgaTCACAAAAAaaggttataccccaattgcgaagatggcaacacaaagctcggtaccgtactagaattgctgcagtggaaggcagagaatgctgtggctgacaaaggatttgagaagctactgaaaatattgaagaagaagcttccaaaggataacgaattgcccgacatacatacgcaacaaagaaggtcgtatgccctctaggattggaggtggagaagatacatgcatgccctaatgactgcatcctctaccgcggtgcatacaaggatctgaacgcatgcccggtatgtggtgcattgcggtataagatcagacgagatgaccctggtgatgttgacggcgagccccccaggaagagagttcctgcgaaggtgatgtggtatgctcctataataccacagttgaaacgtctgttcaaaaacgaagagcatgccaagttaatgcgatggcacagtgagaaccgaaagaaagatgggaagttgagagcaccccctgacgggtcgcagtggagaaaaattgagaaaaagcactgggatgagtttgcaaaggacccaaggaatgtatggtttgctttaagcgcggatggcattaatcctttcggggagcagagcagcaatcacaacacctggcccgtgactctatgtatgtataaccttcctccttggatgtgcatgaagcggaagttcattatgatgccagttctcatccaaggccctaagcaacccggcaacgaaattgatgtgtacctaaggccattagttgaagaacttttacagctgtggaatgaaaatggtgtacgtacgtgggatgagcacagacaggaggttaaccttaaggcgttgctgttcgtgaccatcaacgattggaccgctctcagtaacctttcaggatagacaaacaaaggatactacgcatgcacgcactgtttagatgacactgaaagtatatacctggacaaatgcaggaagaatgtgtacctgggccatcgtcgatttctttcgaccaaccatcaatgtcgaaagaaaggcaagcatttcaaaggcgaggcagatcaccggaagaagcccgccatgcgcactggtgatcacgtgcttgctatggtcaatgatttacactacgtaatctttggaaagggtcccggtggactagctgttccgaatgacgctgagggacacgcacccatgtggaagaagaaatctatattttgggacctaccctactggaaagacctagaggtccgctcctcaatcaacgtgatgcacgtgacgaagaacctttgcgtgaacctgctaggcttcttgggcgtgtatgagaagacaaaagatacacctgaggcacgggaggacctgcaacgtttgcacgaaaaagacggcatgcctccgaagtagtataaagttcctgccagctacgctcttacgaaagaagagaaagaaatcttctttgaatgcctgctcagtatgaaggtcacgactggcttctcgtcgaatataaagggaataataaatatgccagagaaaaagtttcagaacctaaagtctcatgactgccacgtgattatgacgcaactgcttccggttgcattgagggggcttctaccagaaaatgtccgattagccattgtgaagctatgtgcattcctcaatgcaatctcttagaaggtgatcggtccagaaattgtaccaaggctaaggagtgatgtggcgcaatgtcttgtcagttttgagctggtgttcccaccatccttcttcaatatcatgacgcacgtcctagttcatctagtcgatgagattgtcatcctagggcccgtatttctacacaatatgttcccctttgagaggttcatgggagtcctaaagaaatatgtccgtaaccgcgctaggccagaaggaagcatctccatgggccatcaaacagaggatgttatcgggttttgtgttgacttcattcctggccttaagaagataggtctccctaaatcgcggtatgaggggagactgtctggaaaaggcactcttggaagagactcaataatatgcagggacggatattcttggtcttaagcacactacacagttctacagaactctaccttggtgaccccgtatgtcggtgaacacaagaacagtctgcgctccaaacactcggagcagtgcgacgactggattacatgtgaacacatcaggactttcagcaattggttggaaacacgtctcagaggtgacaacactgtttgtgatgagttgtacttgttgtccaggggaccatctttgactgtattgacttacaaaggatacgagataaatgggaatacattttacacgatcgcccaagatcaaaagagcaccaaccaaaacagcggtgtccgctttgatgcagcaaccgagagcagaaaggacacatattatggttacatagtggacatatgggaacttgattacggacctgattttaaggtccctttgtttaagtgcaaatgggtcaatctgttaggcggtggggtacaggtagacccatagtacggaatgacaacagtggatctgaaaaatcttgggtacactgatgaatcgttcgtcctagccaatgatgtggcacaggttatctatgtgaaggacatgtctaccaaaccgagaaaaagaaaacataaggaagcgaatacatcatacgatgagccaaagcgccacatagttctttcaggaaaaagggacatcctaggagtggacggcaagacagacatgtctgaagattatgaaaagtttcatgaaattcctcccttcaatgtcaaggctgacccaagcatcctaataaacaatgaagattatccatggttacggtgcaataagcaaatgacacaagggaagaaaaagtgaagactttctcccgcaattattatgatgataccatgccaactttgtaacacacgaacatgctaccattgtccgttttgtacatgcacatgctatgtgggtgaaattatgataccatcccaactttcaactttttgagagttcatttgaaagtgattgtccattttgtacacgaagtgcatcaagttttctctataagcgcatctattctcatttttttcgtaagttaatcacaaacttgtgattcaaacaattttcagagaattcaaattttaactattcaaatttgaaaactaatgtcactaacagaaagtttataattttgctaacctaaaatcaaacagaattaaaaattaaagcaaaaaacaaaagaaaataaataatgcaaaaaacaaatcaaaaaacaggaaaaaactattttatagtaaagttaatcacaaaataaaataaataaagaaacaaagaaaacaaaaaaactaaaaaagtgttttcaaatttgaaaactaatggcactaa is from Triticum aestivum cultivar Chinese Spring chromosome 3A, IWGSC CS RefSeq v2.1, whole genome shotgun sequence and encodes:
- the LOC123063591 gene encoding uridylate kinase, translating into MAAAAGVPPSSLLRLRLPSPQPAASLPSSSPALLRRRPLLSLAAAPSRASVIAAAAAADSSNGNGNGSYSGNGSQASLMPQFSGLMLDESSRSKRPYKWQRVLLKVSGEALAGDHTENIDPKVTMAIAREVASVTKLGVEVAIVVGGGNIFRGASWAGCSGLDRSSADYIGMMATVMNAIFLQATMESIGIPTRVQTAFRISEVAEPYIRRRAIRHLEKGRVVIFAAGTGNPFFTTDTAAALRCAEINAEVVLKATNVDGVYDANPKHNPNARILETVSYNEVISRDLSVMDMTAVTLCQENNIPVVVFNLQNTGNIAKAIVGEKVGTFIGCTRNLEYRESTEGSLDQEDKVLVSEW